The uncultured Celeribacter sp. genome includes the window AGAGCATCCCCCAGGCGGTCACCACAAGGCCAAGGATCGAGACCTCGAAAATGGTAAACGGCTCCAGCCCCTGCGCCCGTGCCACACCGTCGACCAACAGGTTCGTCGAGGTCCCCAAAAGCGTGATAGTACCGCCCATGATCGCGGAATAGCTGAGCGGGATCAGAAGCTTGGACGGGGAGACGCCCAGTTTGCCCGACAGTTGCACGAAGACCGGGATCATGACCACAACCACCGGTGTGTTCGCCACGAAAGCCGACAGGATCACAACCACCAGCAACAACAGCGCAATGGCAAAGGACGGATGGGTTTCCGCGTAGGCACCTGCCTGCCGCGTGAACCATTCCAGACCGCCGGTGCGCACCATGGCCCCCATGACGATGAACATCGCAGCAATGGTCCAGGGGGCCGGATTGGACAGGACCGCAAGCCCGGCATCGTAAGGCAGAATGCCCAGAATGATCATCAGGGCCGCCCCGGCAATCGCCACAACTTCGGTCGGAAAGACCTCGCGGATGAACAGGATAAACATGAAGCCAACCACGACCAGGGCCAGAATGGCCTCTGTCATCTGGGTGAAATGAAATAGCTCCATAGGCCCTCGCGCGCAGTGCTCTTACCGCGCAATATGGCCTGCCGACGCCCGTCTCCACAAGCAAGAAAACATCGCATTTTGCGAATGGTTTTTCTGCCAAACGGTCAGAATTCAGGGATTTTTTCCTAATTTACGGGTGGCTTGCTTCTAACCGGCCGCCATCGCGGATCTGTTTGACCCGCGTCGCCAGCCCGGTTTTATCATCGGTTTCGACATAGACCCCGGCCAGCGTGACCTCGCCCTTTGCCGGTTCGAAACGCCCCTTGGCCATGCCGGTGACAAAGCGGCGCATCGGCTCGGCCTTGTTCATGCCGATCACCGAATTGTAGTCGCCACACATCCCCGCGTCAGTCAGATAGGCCGTGCCGCCGGGCAGGATCTGCGCATCACCGGTGCAAACATGGGTGTGGGTGCCCACCACCACGGACGCCTTGCCGTCGCAGAAATGCCCCATGGCCATTTTTTCCGACGTCGCTTCACAATGCACGTCAATCAGCGCGGCCTGAATGGACCCGCCCAGCTTATGCGTCATGAACACCTGATCCAATGCGGAAAACGGATCATCGTAGGCCCGTTTCATGAAGACCTGCCCCAGAACCTGCGCCACCAGAATGCGCCGCCCACGGCGGTCTTCGAAAATGCGCACGCCACGTCCGGGCGCAGCCTTGGCAAAATTGATCGGGCGAATGATGCGGATTTCACGTTCGCAGAACTGCATCATGTCCTTCTGGTCAAAGGCATGATCCCCCAATGTGAGGCAATCCACCCCGGCCTCCAGCAGGCTTTTGGCATGTTCGCCGGACAACCCCATGCCATTGGTCGAGTTTTCGCCATTCACCACGACGAAATCGAGACCCCAATCAGCCCGCAGTTGCGGCACACGGTCGATAACGGCCTTTCGGCCCGCGCTACCGACAATATCTCCGAGAAACAAGATTTTCATGGCGATAGCCATAGGCCTCTCGCGGAACCAAGGCAAGCCATGAGACACCGTGACGGGTACTGAACGCCGCGTGCGGGACCTCAGGCGGTTTTGAACCGCCTCAAAGCGTCACGTGCCGCCCGCATCAACCATGCGGCATCGATGCCCAGCGCGGTAAAGCGTGTGCCCGCAGCGATATAGTCGCGCAGAGCGGCCTCATCGAGGGTGACAATGCCCGAGGGCACCCCCAGCGCTTTGAGCCGGGCAATGCCATCCAGCACAGCCGCGCGCACCTGAGGTGCTCCCAGATCCGCCGCATACCCCATATCCGCCGCCAGATCTGCGGGACCGATAAAGACGGCATCCACGCCGGGCACCTGCGCGATCTCTTCGATCTGCGCCAACGCAGCCTGACTTTCGACCTGTACGATCAGGCACAGTTCCTCAGCCGCCCGCGCCGCATAGTTGCTGACAGCACCGAAACGGGTCGCGCGGCTGATGCCATTGAGCCCGCGCGTGCCCTCGGGGGCAAAGCGCATGGCCGCGACCGCATCGCGTGCCTCCTGCGCGGAATTGATCATCGGCACCATCAGCGTCTGCGCCCCCTGATCGAGGTGACGCTTGATCAGGGCCGTATCGAGGGTTGAAATCCGCACGACTGGCGCACAGTCTGTATAGCCCGAAAGCGCCTGCAGTCGCGCCAGCACGTCGTAGACCTCCATGGGGCCATGTTCGCTGTCGATCAACACCCAGTCATAACCGGCGGCGGCCAGAACCTCGGCATCCAGAGCGCTGCCGAGCGAGTGCCACGCACCGAATTGTTGCTCACCGGATTTCAGGCGCGCCTTGAACAGGTTTTTCGGCAAGGCGACATCGGGCATGGGCGTCATCGGGTCGGGTCCTTTTCTGTCAGATCAAAACTGCAGCAACGCTGTGTCAGTCACAAGCGCATCCAGCGGGGCGTCGGTGTCTTCCACCGGCACGGCGTCGACTTCCTGCGCCGCATAGGCAAACCCAAGGGCCAGAACCGGCGCAGTCGCGCGCAACATGGCCAGCGTTCTGTCGTAATAGCCGCCACCATAGCCCAGCCGGTGCCCGCTGCGATCAAAGGCCAGCATCGGCACGATCACCACAGTGGGCGTCACCGGCACAGACAGCTGCGGCACTTTCGCGCCATAGGCGCCTTCGACCATGGGGCTCTCCGGGGTCCATTGATCAAAACGTAACGCCTGCGCCGCCCCCAACACCACGGGTACACTGAGGGTAGCCTGTTCAGAGAGAGCCGTCATCGCCGGACGCGGATCAAGTTCCGAACCGATCGGCATATAACCTGCGATCACCTGCCGGCTCAGGTCCTGCGGCGGCTCAAGGACTTCCAGATAGCAAAGCAAACGCTGGGTGGCGGCGGCGCAGGCCGCAGCGCCACGGCTGTCATGTGCCTCGCGCCGCGCGGCCCGCGCCCGGGCACGCAGCTGCACC containing:
- a CDS encoding 5-formyltetrahydrofolate cyclo-ligase, giving the protein MQLRARARAARREAHDSRGAAACAAATQRLLCYLEVLEPPQDLSRQVIAGYMPIGSELDPRPAMTALSEQATLSVPVVLGAAQALRFDQWTPESPMVEGAYGAKVPQLSVPVTPTVVIVPMLAFDRSGHRLGYGGGYYDRTLAMLRATAPVLALGFAYAAQEVDAVPVEDTDAPLDALVTDTALLQF
- a CDS encoding TIGR00282 family metallophosphoesterase, which produces MKILFLGDIVGSAGRKAVIDRVPQLRADWGLDFVVVNGENSTNGMGLSGEHAKSLLEAGVDCLTLGDHAFDQKDMMQFCEREIRIIRPINFAKAAPGRGVRIFEDRRGRRILVAQVLGQVFMKRAYDDPFSALDQVFMTHKLGGSIQAALIDVHCEATSEKMAMGHFCDGKASVVVGTHTHVCTGDAQILPGGTAYLTDAGMCGDYNSVIGMNKAEPMRRFVTGMAKGRFEPAKGEVTLAGVYVETDDKTGLATRVKQIRDGGRLEASHP
- a CDS encoding HpcH/HpaI aldolase/citrate lyase family protein, producing the protein MTPMPDVALPKNLFKARLKSGEQQFGAWHSLGSALDAEVLAAAGYDWVLIDSEHGPMEVYDVLARLQALSGYTDCAPVVRISTLDTALIKRHLDQGAQTLMVPMINSAQEARDAVAAMRFAPEGTRGLNGISRATRFGAVSNYAARAAEELCLIVQVESQAALAQIEEIAQVPGVDAVFIGPADLAADMGYAADLGAPQVRAAVLDGIARLKALGVPSGIVTLDEAALRDYIAAGTRFTALGIDAAWLMRAARDALRRFKTA